The proteins below come from a single Prochlorococcus marinus CUG1415 genomic window:
- a CDS encoding DUF3727 domain-containing protein — translation MKETNSNDNYEAQTLLLNDSNGNELFCYLEQLVSVQGEEYALLTPVDTPVSLFKMNEKDEPELIEKIDKNEQILKNAEAVLQEHDLRLIRSAVTLTVSGELEEPIYDELEEDFIDDDSESYELLVNFNLFDQEYGLYIPLDPFFIVGKLKDKGALLIEDDEFDKIQPLIESEIEKSSS, via the coding sequence ATGAAAGAAACTAACTCAAATGATAATTATGAAGCGCAGACACTATTATTAAATGACTCAAATGGAAACGAGCTATTTTGTTATCTTGAACAATTAGTAAGTGTTCAGGGAGAAGAATATGCTTTATTAACACCAGTTGATACTCCTGTAAGTCTTTTTAAGATGAATGAGAAAGATGAACCTGAATTAATTGAAAAAATAGATAAAAATGAACAAATCTTAAAAAACGCTGAAGCAGTTCTTCAAGAACATGATTTAAGGCTTATCAGATCAGCAGTAACATTAACAGTATCAGGTGAGCTTGAAGAACCAATTTATGATGAATTGGAAGAAGATTTCATTGATGATGATAGCGAGAGTTATGAATTACTAGTTAACTTTAATCTTTTTGACCAAGAATATGGCTTATATATTCCACTAGATCCTTTTTTTATTGTTGGTAAATTAAAAGACAAAGGGGCCTTATTAATTGAAGATGATGAGTTTGATAAAATTCAACCTTTGATTGAATCTGAGATTGAAAAAAGTAGTTCTTAA
- a CDS encoding YqeG family HAD IIIA-type phosphatase, producing MRSILKANWDSNLPIYEISQYELQKEGIHCLLLDVDGTLINRKSTKIPKAVKNWITDSKKLFSLYLISNNPSKKRIAKIANELKLKYKYNASKPRKKVILNAIKEVNYEVKSIAIIGDRIFTDILVGNRCNIKTILVKRLKRDGLPIKFNLTLTIEKLISLFIK from the coding sequence ATGAGATCTATCCTGAAAGCCAATTGGGATTCAAATTTACCCATATATGAAATTTCTCAATATGAATTACAAAAAGAAGGAATACATTGTTTATTACTTGACGTCGATGGGACTCTCATAAATAGAAAGTCAACTAAGATCCCAAAAGCTGTAAAAAATTGGATAACTGATTCTAAAAAACTTTTCTCCTTATATCTAATAAGTAACAATCCATCAAAAAAAAGGATCGCGAAAATAGCCAACGAATTAAAATTAAAATACAAATACAATGCTTCAAAACCAAGAAAAAAAGTTATTTTGAATGCTATCAAAGAAGTTAATTATGAGGTAAAAAGCATTGCCATTATTGGGGATCGGATTTTTACAGATATTCTCGTTGGAAATAGATGTAATATAAAAACAATATTAGTTAAGCGATTAAAGAGAGATGGCTTACCTATTAAATTTAATTTAACTTTGACAATAGAAAAATTAATTTCTCTTTTTATAAAATGA